One stretch of Aeromicrobium fastidiosum DNA includes these proteins:
- a CDS encoding prephenate dehydratase yields the protein MTSRRIAYQGEPGANSDLVCKQHYPDWQTVPCASFEDVFAAVTGGDAELAMIPIDNSIAGRVADIHHFLPTSGLHIIAEHFLRIQFSLLGVPGATIDQITTVRSHVHALGQCRKIIKQHGLTTVIAGDTAGAAREIADAGDPTQAAISPPLAASIYGLDVLASDIEDEDHNTTRFVVLSRDPVRAPSDDGPVVTSFIFNVRNLPAALYKALGGFATNGVNMTKLESYMVGGEFIATQFLAEVDGHPDDLPLARALEELAFFTTDVTVLGVYRADPFRAASR from the coding sequence GTGACCTCTCGACGCATCGCCTACCAGGGTGAGCCCGGCGCCAACTCCGACCTGGTGTGCAAGCAGCACTACCCCGACTGGCAGACCGTGCCGTGCGCGTCCTTCGAGGACGTCTTCGCGGCGGTCACCGGCGGCGATGCCGAGCTCGCGATGATCCCGATCGACAACTCGATCGCCGGTCGCGTCGCCGACATCCATCACTTCCTGCCCACCTCGGGCCTGCACATCATCGCCGAGCACTTCCTGCGCATCCAGTTCAGCCTGCTGGGCGTCCCCGGTGCCACGATCGACCAGATCACGACGGTGCGCAGCCACGTGCACGCGCTGGGCCAGTGCCGCAAGATCATCAAGCAGCACGGGCTCACTACCGTCATCGCCGGCGACACGGCGGGGGCGGCGCGCGAGATCGCCGACGCCGGCGACCCGACCCAGGCGGCGATCTCCCCGCCGCTGGCAGCCAGCATCTACGGCCTCGACGTGCTGGCCTCCGACATCGAGGACGAGGACCACAACACGACCCGCTTCGTCGTGCTGTCGCGCGATCCCGTCCGTGCCCCGAGCGACGACGGCCCGGTCGTCACGAGCTTCATCTTCAACGTCCGCAATCTTCCCGCGGCGCTCTACAAGGCGCTCGGCGGGTTCGCGACCAACGGCGTCAACATGACCAAGCTCGAGAGCTACATGGTGGGTGGCGAGTTCATCGCTACGCAGTTCCTGGCCGAGGTCGACGGCCACCCCGACGACCTGCCGCTCGCGCGCGCGCTCGAGGAGCTCGCCTTCTTCACGACCGACGTCACGGTGCTCGGGGTGTACCGCGCCGATCCGTTCCGCGCCGCCAGCCGATGA
- the galK gene encoding galactokinase has product MTDVCRWDVPGRVNLIGEHLDYNGGPVLPLAIDRSVTVKARARDDGAVNVWSDLAGASKVSFAVTVQPGDVDGWASYVAGTIWALLDRGHAVPGADLVLESRLPSGAGLSSSAATTCGVASAIGDLFDLGLDRTEVALVAQHAEAGFVGAPVGLMDQLAVLHGTEAHGVLIDTAVTPHTTTSVELGWEADGLVLAVIATGAHHALADGEYAARREECERAAAELGLEWLAQAGLDATVMLADETLKARTRHVLTETARVRGALTAVNRRAWPQLGTILTASHASLRDDFEVSCPELDVAVEAALEAGALGARMTGGGFGGSAIALVAPEKVQALREKVEARYALHQWTRPEVFVVHAADGAHRAGPDGARLDA; this is encoded by the coding sequence GTGACTGACGTGTGCCGGTGGGACGTGCCCGGCCGGGTGAACCTGATCGGCGAGCACCTCGACTACAACGGTGGCCCCGTGCTGCCCCTGGCGATCGACCGCAGCGTGACGGTCAAGGCCCGAGCCCGCGACGACGGCGCGGTCAACGTGTGGAGCGACCTGGCCGGAGCCAGCAAGGTGTCGTTCGCGGTGACGGTGCAGCCGGGCGACGTCGACGGCTGGGCGTCGTACGTCGCCGGCACGATCTGGGCCCTGCTCGATCGAGGTCACGCCGTACCCGGCGCCGACCTGGTACTCGAGTCGCGCCTGCCGTCGGGCGCGGGGCTGTCGTCGTCGGCGGCCACGACGTGCGGCGTCGCCTCGGCCATCGGTGACCTGTTCGACCTGGGCCTCGACCGCACCGAGGTGGCCCTGGTCGCCCAGCACGCCGAGGCCGGCTTCGTCGGCGCGCCAGTCGGCCTGATGGACCAGCTGGCGGTGCTGCACGGCACCGAGGCGCACGGCGTCCTGATCGACACCGCCGTCACGCCGCACACCACGACGTCCGTCGAGCTGGGGTGGGAGGCCGACGGTCTCGTGCTGGCCGTCATCGCCACGGGTGCGCACCACGCCCTCGCAGACGGCGAGTACGCAGCCCGGCGCGAGGAGTGCGAGCGCGCCGCCGCCGAGCTGGGGCTCGAGTGGCTCGCGCAGGCCGGTCTCGACGCCACCGTGATGCTGGCCGACGAGACCCTCAAGGCACGCACCCGGCACGTCCTCACCGAGACCGCCCGCGTCCGCGGCGCCCTCACGGCCGTCAACCGGCGCGCGTGGCCGCAGCTCGGCACGATCCTGACGGCCTCGCATGCCTCGTTGCGCGACGACTTCGAGGTCAGCTGCCCCGAGCTCGACGTCGCGGTCGAGGCGGCGCTCGAGGCAGGTGCCCTCGGCGCCCGCATGACGGGTGGCGGCTTCGGGGGCAGCGCGATCGCGCTGGTCGCTCCCGAGAAGGTGCAGGCCCTGCGCGAGAAGGTCGAGGCGCGCTACGCCCTGCACCAGTGGACGCGCCCCGAGGTCTTCGTGGTCCATGCGGCAGACGGCGCGCACCGGGCCGGTCCCGACGGTGCCAGACTGGACGCGTGA
- a CDS encoding DUF3592 domain-containing protein: MPVPSSDDVDMAAWHDPAVRAAWRAHVRRASRLVVGAVVVMLVVGAIWTVLLRQDDAALRDGVETSATVTGGYVGNGMRQFPDTLYVSYEVDGKRFGGTLEGESPKHHPEGSRITVVYDPDSPSEFRTPSNANHPFWVDFPLFMVAMGALVALAVGVWGGVAARRWRGWLLAHGTTDVHLRSSSNLPGDDGNGRFLLRISRGGPAPLDVVTRLSGPRRWTEGSWVRSRSLKRFDGPGRMCRGTRRRLIVFAPDAKLPLEVALPRRSTAAQGWMERFAPRTPR; this comes from the coding sequence ATGCCGGTTCCCTCCTCGGACGACGTCGACATGGCCGCGTGGCACGACCCCGCGGTTCGGGCCGCGTGGCGAGCTCACGTCCGCCGCGCGTCCCGACTGGTCGTCGGCGCGGTCGTCGTCATGCTGGTCGTCGGCGCGATCTGGACGGTGCTCCTGCGCCAGGACGACGCCGCCCTGCGCGACGGGGTCGAGACGTCGGCGACGGTCACGGGTGGCTACGTCGGCAACGGCATGCGCCAGTTTCCCGACACCCTGTACGTCAGCTACGAGGTCGACGGGAAGCGGTTCGGCGGCACCTTGGAGGGCGAGTCGCCCAAGCACCACCCCGAGGGATCGAGGATCACCGTCGTCTACGACCCCGACTCTCCCAGCGAGTTCCGCACCCCCTCCAACGCCAACCACCCGTTCTGGGTCGACTTCCCCCTGTTCATGGTGGCGATGGGTGCGCTCGTCGCGCTGGCGGTGGGCGTGTGGGGCGGGGTCGCCGCCCGACGCTGGCGCGGGTGGCTGCTCGCGCACGGCACCACCGACGTCCACCTCCGCTCCTCGTCCAACCTGCCGGGGGACGACGGCAACGGCCGGTTTCTCCTGCGCATCAGCAGGGGCGGACCTGCGCCGCTCGACGTCGTCACCCGCCTGTCGGGCCCACGCCGGTGGACGGAGGGCTCGTGGGTCCGCAGCCGCTCCCTGAAGCGCTTCGACGGTCCGGGCCGCATGTGCCGGGGCACCCGCCGACGTCTGATCGTCTTCGCTCCCGACGCGAAGCTGCCCCTCGAGGTGGCCCTGCCGCGGCGCTCCACCGCGGCGCAGGGGTGGATGGAGCGCTTCGCCCCGCGCACGCCTCGGTAG
- the trpS gene encoding tryptophan--tRNA ligase, translated as MPADRRPRVLSGAQPTADSYHLGNYFGAFKQWVALQDEFEAFYFVPDLHAITVEYDPALLRERTYIAAAQFLAAGVDPERSALFVQSHVPEHAQLAWVLGGITGYGEASRMTQFKDKSAKGGQDVSSVGLFTYPILMAADILLYQADKVPVGEDQRQHVELTRNLAQRFNHRFGETFTVPEAHIVKATAKIYDLQDPTKKMSGSNQSHAGVVDLTDTPKQVAKKLRSAVTDSGTEISFDPVEKPGISNLLSIYSALTGESVEAIVTEFEGRQYGHLKVALGDLLAEFVGAFGDRTRELLDDRGELDRVLARGAEQASEVASTTLDLVYERSGFVRGIRP; from the coding sequence ATGCCTGCCGACCGTCGACCACGCGTGCTGTCCGGGGCTCAGCCCACGGCCGACTCGTACCACCTGGGCAATTACTTCGGCGCGTTCAAGCAGTGGGTCGCCCTGCAGGACGAGTTCGAGGCGTTCTACTTCGTGCCCGACCTGCACGCCATCACCGTCGAGTACGACCCCGCGCTGCTGCGCGAGCGCACGTACATCGCCGCGGCCCAGTTCCTCGCGGCGGGCGTCGACCCCGAGCGCAGCGCCCTGTTCGTGCAGAGCCATGTGCCCGAGCACGCCCAGCTCGCCTGGGTGCTGGGCGGCATCACGGGCTACGGCGAGGCCAGCCGCATGACGCAGTTCAAGGACAAGAGCGCCAAGGGCGGGCAGGACGTCTCGAGCGTCGGGCTGTTCACCTACCCGATCCTCATGGCCGCCGACATCCTGCTCTACCAGGCCGACAAGGTCCCCGTCGGCGAGGACCAGCGCCAGCACGTCGAGCTGACGCGCAACCTCGCGCAGCGGTTCAACCACCGCTTCGGCGAGACGTTCACGGTGCCCGAGGCACACATCGTCAAGGCGACCGCCAAGATCTACGACCTGCAGGACCCGACCAAGAAGATGAGCGGCTCCAACCAGTCGCACGCGGGCGTCGTCGACCTGACCGACACCCCCAAGCAGGTCGCCAAGAAGCTGCGCTCGGCCGTGACCGACTCCGGCACCGAGATCTCGTTCGACCCCGTCGAGAAGCCCGGCATCTCCAACCTCCTGTCGATCTACTCCGCGCTCACCGGTGAATCGGTGGAGGCGATCGTCACGGAGTTCGAGGGACGCCAGTACGGGCACCTCAAGGTCGCCCTGGGCGATCTGCTGGCCGAGTTCGTCGGCGCGTTCGGCGACCGCACGCGTGAGCTGCTCGACGACCGCGGCGAGCTCGACCGCGTCCTCGCCCGCGGCGCCGAGCAGGCCAGCGAGGTCGCGTCCACGACGCTCGACCTCGTGTACGAGCGGTCGGGGTTCGTGCGGGGCATCCGGCCGTGA
- a CDS encoding 2'-5' RNA ligase family protein — translation MTIIGVAIPVPDPFGSLLREKRADFGDPMAETVPSHVTLIPPTEVADAELEVVCDSLERASAALPAFPMRLRGTGTFRPVSPVVFVAVSQGISYTEMLAQCVREALNSPEPEFPFHPHVTVAHNLDDPSLDRAYEDLADFECEFTVSEFALYHHEDASGWVPQRAFSLGS, via the coding sequence GTGACGATCATCGGCGTCGCGATCCCCGTGCCCGACCCCTTCGGGTCGCTGCTGCGGGAGAAGCGCGCCGACTTCGGCGATCCCATGGCCGAGACGGTTCCGAGCCACGTCACGCTGATCCCGCCGACCGAGGTCGCCGACGCCGAGCTGGAGGTCGTCTGCGACTCGCTCGAGCGGGCCTCCGCAGCCCTGCCCGCGTTCCCGATGCGGCTGCGGGGGACGGGCACGTTCCGTCCGGTGTCGCCCGTCGTGTTCGTCGCCGTCAGCCAGGGCATCTCCTACACCGAGATGCTCGCCCAGTGCGTCCGCGAGGCCCTCAACAGCCCCGAGCCGGAGTTCCCGTTCCACCCGCACGTCACGGTCGCGCACAACCTCGACGACCCGAGCCTCGACCGCGCGTACGAGGACCTCGCCGACTTCGAGTGCGAGTTCACGGTCAGCGAGTTCGCCCTCTACCACCACGAGGACGCCTCCGGCTGGGTGCCGCAGCGAGCGTTCTCGCTCGGCAGCTAG
- a CDS encoding LysR family transcriptional regulator: protein MQIHQLSYFVAVARTRHFTRAADLAGVSQPTLSKQIRVLENSLGTPLFVRGRSGIELTSAGEALLPHAQRILIDVESAERTVHEVANLRRGRVRLGATPSLCDGLLPQALTRFHEMYPAIDLEVQEAGSRVLTRELAQGRLDVALLIVPLHSDEPDIETTPVLRERLVLASPASSDVPDRMDVSDLRDLPLVMFREGYDLRDVTLRACAQAGFEPRLAVEGGEMSAVLRFVEAGLGHAVVPSMVLSTRPQLKVSHLGNPPLDRVVALAHRSSEALPLAAQAFKAELLDHLTTVGGSDLEVV, encoded by the coding sequence GTGCAGATACATCAGCTCTCCTACTTCGTGGCCGTCGCCCGCACCCGGCACTTCACGAGGGCCGCCGACCTGGCGGGGGTCTCGCAGCCCACGCTGTCCAAGCAGATCAGGGTCCTGGAGAACTCGCTCGGCACTCCCTTGTTCGTCCGGGGACGCAGCGGCATCGAGCTGACGAGTGCCGGCGAGGCGCTGCTCCCCCACGCGCAGCGCATCCTGATCGACGTCGAGAGCGCCGAGCGGACGGTGCACGAGGTCGCGAACCTGCGACGTGGCCGCGTGCGACTCGGTGCCACGCCATCGCTGTGCGACGGGCTGCTGCCGCAGGCGCTGACCCGCTTCCACGAGATGTATCCCGCGATCGACCTCGAGGTGCAGGAGGCCGGCTCCCGCGTGCTGACCCGCGAGCTCGCGCAGGGACGACTCGACGTCGCGCTGCTGATCGTCCCGCTGCACAGCGACGAGCCCGACATCGAGACGACACCCGTGCTGCGCGAACGGCTCGTGCTGGCGAGCCCCGCGTCGTCCGACGTGCCGGACCGCATGGACGTCAGCGACCTGCGCGACCTCCCCCTCGTGATGTTCCGCGAGGGCTACGACCTGCGCGACGTCACGCTCCGCGCCTGCGCACAGGCGGGCTTCGAGCCCCGGCTCGCGGTCGAGGGCGGCGAGATGTCGGCCGTCCTGCGCTTCGTCGAAGCCGGGCTCGGGCACGCGGTCGTGCCCAGCATGGTGCTGTCGACCCGACCCCAGCTCAAGGTGTCGCACCTAGGCAACCCGCCGCTCGACCGGGTCGTCGCCCTGGCCCACCGCAGCTCCGAGGCGCTCCCCCTGGCGGCCCAGGCGTTCAAGGCCGAGCTGCTCGACCACCTGACGACGGTCGGCGGCAGCGATCTCGAAGTCGTCTAG
- a CDS encoding succinate dehydrogenase cytochrome b subunit, with translation MATTQTAKRPSAKRSTVALKYSMAVSGLIMLGYLLVHMYGNLKFFQGPEKFDSYLEGLDDILYPYLPHEGALWIIRVVLTTALVVHVYAAITLWRRNKAAAGFVGNTRYHTKQNKTGVQRSYASFTMRWGGIILLLFIIGHVAQMLPNWLSPGGASDSKYDRVVNGFELWWVVLLYTIGLVAVGFHLAHGFWSALTTLGQNHSSTRKSSRITAVSIGLAVIIAGGFLTVPFAVFFFGAGS, from the coding sequence GTGGCAACTACCCAAACTGCGAAGCGGCCGTCAGCGAAGCGTTCGACCGTCGCCCTGAAGTATTCGATGGCGGTGTCGGGGCTCATCATGTTGGGCTACCTGCTCGTCCACATGTACGGCAACCTGAAGTTCTTCCAGGGTCCTGAGAAGTTCGACAGCTACCTCGAGGGTCTCGACGACATCCTCTACCCGTACCTCCCGCACGAGGGCGCGCTCTGGATCATCCGGGTCGTCCTGACGACAGCCCTGGTCGTCCACGTCTACGCCGCGATCACGCTGTGGCGTCGCAACAAGGCAGCAGCGGGCTTCGTCGGCAACACGCGCTACCACACCAAGCAGAACAAGACGGGCGTCCAGCGCAGCTACGCCTCCTTCACGATGCGCTGGGGCGGCATCATCCTGCTTCTGTTCATCATCGGCCACGTCGCGCAGATGCTGCCCAACTGGCTCTCGCCCGGCGGCGCGTCCGACAGCAAGTACGACCGCGTCGTCAACGGCTTCGAGCTGTGGTGGGTCGTCCTGCTCTACACGATCGGCCTGGTCGCGGTGGGCTTCCACCTCGCGCACGGCTTCTGGAGCGCGCTCACCACGCTGGGTCAGAACCACAGCTCGACCCGCAAGTCGTCGCGCATCACCGCGGTGTCGATCGGTCTGGCCGTCATCATCGCCGGCGGCTTCCTGACCGTCCCCTTCGCCGTCTTCTTCTTCGGAGCTGGATCATGA
- a CDS encoding fumarate reductase/succinate dehydrogenase flavoprotein subunit, translating to MTITEPYKNPSEQFHAIGDDIHDAKAPSGPIEKRWDDRKFNAKLVNPANRRKISVIIVGTGLAGASAAATLGEAGYHVKSFCYQDSPRRAHSIAAQGGINAAKNYRNDGDSIYRLFYDTVKGGDFRARESNVYRLAQVSVNIIDQCVAQGVPFAREYGGLLDNRSFGGVQVSRTFYARGQTGQQLLIGAYQALERQVGAGTVEMNTRHEMLELIMVDGRARGVIVRDMVTGEIETHTADAVVLATGGYGNVFFLSTNAMGSNTTATWRAHRKGAYFANPCYTQIHPTCIPVSGDYQSKLTLMSESLRNDGRIWVPKKMNDERLASEIPEDERDYYLERIYPAFGNLVPRDIASRAAKYQCDAGKGVGPGGLGVYLDFAEAIDRLGRPAVEAKYGNLFDMYAQITGEDPYSEPMRIYPAVHYTMGGLWVDYDLQSNLTGLFVAGEANFSEHGANRLGASALMQGLADGYFVLPNTLANYLADGPFEKVADDHPAVVEAKQAVEQRIATFLGINGTRTVDSYHKELGQIMWDYCGMERTEEGLTKAIGMIRDLKTDFWANVKVTGVNEELNQTLERAGRVADFFELGELMCIDALNRRESCGGHFRAESQTEDGEALRHDDEFAYVSAWEYGDKQPTLHKEPLEYEYVEMKSRSYK from the coding sequence ATGACCATCACTGAGCCGTACAAGAACCCGTCCGAGCAGTTCCACGCCATCGGCGACGACATCCACGACGCCAAGGCGCCGAGCGGACCCATCGAGAAGCGCTGGGACGACCGCAAGTTCAACGCCAAGCTCGTCAACCCGGCCAACCGCCGCAAGATCAGCGTCATCATCGTCGGCACCGGTCTGGCCGGTGCCTCGGCGGCCGCGACGCTGGGCGAGGCCGGTTACCACGTCAAGAGCTTCTGCTACCAGGACAGCCCGCGCCGCGCGCACTCGATCGCCGCGCAGGGTGGCATCAACGCCGCCAAGAACTACCGCAACGACGGCGACAGCATCTACCGGTTGTTCTACGACACGGTCAAGGGCGGCGACTTCCGCGCCCGCGAGTCCAACGTCTACCGCCTCGCGCAGGTGTCGGTGAACATCATCGACCAGTGCGTCGCGCAGGGCGTCCCGTTCGCCCGCGAGTACGGCGGACTGCTCGACAACCGCTCGTTCGGTGGCGTGCAGGTGTCGCGCACGTTCTACGCCCGCGGCCAGACCGGACAGCAGCTGCTGATCGGTGCCTACCAGGCGCTCGAGCGGCAGGTCGGTGCCGGCACGGTCGAGATGAACACGCGCCACGAGATGCTCGAGCTGATCATGGTCGACGGCCGCGCCCGTGGCGTCATCGTCCGCGACATGGTCACGGGAGAGATCGAGACGCACACGGCCGACGCGGTCGTGCTGGCCACCGGCGGCTACGGCAACGTGTTCTTCCTGTCGACCAACGCCATGGGATCCAACACGACGGCCACGTGGCGCGCGCACCGCAAGGGCGCGTACTTCGCCAACCCCTGCTACACGCAGATCCACCCCACCTGCATCCCGGTGTCCGGTGACTACCAGAGCAAGCTGACGCTGATGAGCGAGTCGCTGCGCAACGACGGCCGCATCTGGGTGCCCAAGAAGATGAACGACGAGCGCCTGGCCAGCGAGATCCCCGAGGACGAGCGCGACTACTACCTCGAGCGCATCTACCCGGCGTTCGGCAACCTGGTGCCCCGCGACATCGCGTCGCGCGCCGCCAAGTACCAGTGCGACGCCGGCAAGGGCGTCGGTCCCGGCGGGCTCGGGGTCTACCTCGACTTCGCCGAGGCGATCGACCGTCTGGGCCGTCCGGCCGTCGAGGCCAAGTACGGCAACCTGTTCGACATGTACGCGCAGATCACCGGCGAGGACCCCTACTCCGAGCCCATGCGCATCTACCCGGCCGTGCACTACACGATGGGCGGACTGTGGGTCGACTACGACCTGCAGAGCAACCTGACGGGTCTGTTCGTGGCCGGCGAGGCCAACTTCTCCGAGCACGGTGCCAACCGGCTCGGCGCCTCGGCCCTCATGCAGGGCCTGGCCGACGGCTACTTCGTCCTGCCGAACACGCTGGCCAACTACCTGGCCGACGGCCCCTTCGAGAAGGTCGCCGACGACCACCCAGCGGTCGTCGAGGCCAAGCAGGCCGTCGAGCAGCGCATCGCGACGTTCCTCGGCATCAACGGCACCCGCACGGTCGACTCGTACCACAAGGAGCTCGGCCAGATCATGTGGGACTACTGCGGCATGGAGCGCACCGAGGAGGGCCTGACCAAGGCCATCGGCATGATCCGTGACCTCAAGACCGACTTCTGGGCCAACGTCAAGGTCACCGGAGTCAACGAGGAGCTCAACCAGACGCTCGAGCGGGCCGGCCGTGTCGCCGACTTCTTCGAGCTCGGCGAGCTCATGTGCATCGACGCGCTCAACCGCCGCGAGTCGTGCGGCGGCCACTTCCGCGCCGAGAGCCAGACCGAGGACGGCGAGGCGCTGCGTCACGACGACGAGTTCGCCTACGTGTCGGCCTGGGAGTACGGCGACAAGCAGCCCACGCTGCACAAGGAACCACTCGAATACGAGTACGTCGAGATGAAGTCGAGGAGCTACAAGTGA
- a CDS encoding succinate dehydrogenase/fumarate reductase iron-sulfur subunit — MNITVRVWRQKNADDKGKMVTYGVEDVSEHMSFLEMLDVLNEQLTLSGDDPIAFDHDCREGICGACGVVINGQAHGPQTTTTCQLHMRSFEDGAVIDIEPWRAGAFPVVKDLVVDRGAFDRIIQAGGFISAPTGSAPEANNLPVRKEDADHAFESAACIGCGACVAACPNGSGMLFTAAKITHLGLLPQGQPERDSRVIGMIEQHDHEGFGGCTNIGECTSSCPKGIPLDTISRLNRDLLGALAKGKA; from the coding sequence GTGAACATCACCGTGCGCGTCTGGCGCCAGAAGAACGCCGACGACAAGGGCAAGATGGTCACGTACGGCGTCGAGGACGTCAGTGAACACATGTCGTTCCTCGAGATGCTCGACGTCCTCAACGAGCAGCTGACGCTGAGCGGCGACGACCCGATCGCCTTCGACCACGACTGCCGCGAGGGCATCTGCGGTGCGTGCGGCGTCGTCATCAACGGTCAGGCCCACGGGCCGCAGACCACGACGACGTGCCAGCTGCACATGCGCAGCTTCGAGGACGGTGCCGTCATCGACATCGAGCCGTGGCGCGCCGGTGCGTTCCCGGTCGTCAAGGACCTCGTCGTCGACCGCGGCGCGTTCGACCGCATCATCCAGGCCGGTGGCTTCATCTCCGCGCCGACCGGATCGGCACCCGAGGCCAACAACCTTCCCGTCCGCAAGGAAGACGCCGACCACGCCTTCGAGTCGGCCGCCTGCATCGGCTGTGGTGCCTGCGTCGCGGCGTGCCCCAACGGCTCGGGCATGCTGTTCACGGCTGCCAAGATCACGCACCTGGGCCTGCTGCCGCAGGGTCAGCCGGAGCGCGACTCCCGCGTCATCGGCATGATCGAGCAGCACGACCACGAGGGCTTCGGCGGCTGCACCAACATCGGCGAGTGCACCTCGTCGTGCCCCAAGGGCATCCCGCTCGACACCATCAGCCGCCTCAACCGCGACCTCCTCGGAGCGCTCGCCAAGGGCAAGGCGTAG
- a CDS encoding dienelactone hydrolase family protein — protein sequence MSSAPTSSLDGWVVSSFTGGELTHDCYEKGSGPGVVLIPEIPGMTPEVLGLADHLVDQGFTVVVPSPFGTPGRGMSAGYAVGVMARLCVSSEFRAFATRSARPISEFLRAVARDLDARTPGTGVGVIGMCFTGGFALAAAVDDSVTAPVMSQPSVPFPIGGARQADVGLSPDELATVKRRVVDDGLCVMGLRFSEDRAVSPKRFAALREHLGDAFEVIELDSSEGNAGGFSKSAHSVLTHEVREGNEAMAARDRVVAFLHERLTPAPPSR from the coding sequence ATGAGTTCTGCTCCTACGTCCTCGCTGGATGGGTGGGTGGTGTCGTCGTTCACGGGCGGCGAGCTCACCCACGACTGCTACGAGAAGGGCAGCGGACCTGGTGTCGTCCTGATCCCCGAGATCCCCGGCATGACGCCCGAGGTGCTGGGCCTGGCCGATCACCTCGTCGACCAGGGCTTCACGGTCGTCGTGCCGTCGCCGTTCGGCACGCCCGGTCGTGGGATGTCGGCCGGCTACGCGGTCGGCGTGATGGCGCGCCTGTGCGTCTCGTCGGAGTTCCGGGCGTTCGCGACCCGGTCGGCTCGTCCGATCAGCGAGTTCCTGCGGGCGGTCGCCCGCGACCTCGACGCCCGCACGCCCGGAACCGGCGTCGGCGTCATCGGGATGTGCTTCACGGGCGGGTTCGCGCTCGCCGCAGCCGTCGACGACTCGGTAACGGCTCCGGTCATGAGCCAGCCGTCGGTGCCGTTCCCGATCGGCGGTGCCCGGCAGGCCGACGTGGGCCTGTCGCCGGACGAGCTCGCGACCGTCAAGCGGCGGGTCGTCGACGACGGACTCTGCGTGATGGGCCTACGGTTCAGCGAGGACAGGGCGGTCTCGCCCAAGCGGTTCGCCGCCCTCCGGGAGCACCTGGGGGACGCCTTCGAGGTCATCGAGCTCGACTCGTCGGAGGGCAACGCCGGCGGGTTCTCCAAGAGCGCCCACTCCGTCCTCACCCACGAGGTGCGCGAGGGCAACGAGGCCATGGCCGCCCGTGACCGCGTCGTCGCCTTCCTCCACGAACGCCTCACCCCTGCACCCCCCTCTCGCTGA
- a CDS encoding MarR family winged helix-turn-helix transcriptional regulator, whose amino-acid sequence MPTDAHQLARAVARLNRRLRQERHSDLTPTQLSVLGAIRQLGRATPTAIAAHERVQPPSITRSLNCLVDDGYAIREPHPDDGRQVLVSVSEQGEAVLAEERERRDQWLAHGLAELTESERATLEEAAALLERLSAR is encoded by the coding sequence ATGCCCACCGATGCTCATCAGCTCGCCCGGGCGGTGGCACGGCTCAACCGGCGCCTCCGCCAGGAGCGGCACAGCGACCTGACGCCCACCCAGCTGTCCGTGCTCGGCGCGATCCGTCAGCTGGGTCGCGCGACGCCGACCGCGATCGCCGCGCACGAGCGCGTCCAGCCCCCGTCGATCACCCGATCCCTCAACTGCCTCGTCGACGACGGGTACGCGATCCGCGAGCCCCACCCCGACGACGGCCGGCAGGTGCTCGTCTCGGTCTCCGAGCAGGGGGAGGCGGTGCTGGCGGAGGAGCGCGAACGCCGCGACCAGTGGCTCGCACACGGTCTGGCCGAGCTGACCGAGTCCGAGCGCGCCACCCTGGAGGAGGCTGCCGCGCTGCTGGAACGGCTGTCCGCCCGGTGA